TCACGATGCCCCGGCCCGGCCTGTCGTCATAGGCCCAGCCGTTGGTGAACACCCGGTCGATCCATCCCTTCATGAGGGCGGGCATCGACCACCAGTAGACCGGATAGACCAGCGCCAGCGCATCGGACCGGTCGAGCCGGGCCTGTTCGGCCACCACCTCCGGTGAGGGATCGGCCTCGCGCAGGAGAACGGCGGCGTCCCGCGCGGTGAAGCGCGGATCGAAACCCTCCGCCGCGAGGTCGACGATCTCGAAACTGTGCCGGTCGCAGGACGCGACCAGCCCTTCCGACACCTTGCGCGCGATCGCCTGCGTCAGCGACCCGCGAACGGGATTGGAAACGACGATGGTGGCGTGCATGACATTTCTCCTGCCGGGTCGATTGCGCGGCGCTGGTTGCGGCTATATACTTTAGGTAAGTTACCTTTGGTATATAGTGGATGTCAATGGCCCTGCCTCCAGCCGCGCCGCCCAAGCGCATTCGCCTCAGCCGCGCGGAGCGGCTGCGTCATCTCATCGACATCTCCTGGCGGGTCGTTCGCGAGGAAGGCACCGATGCGCTCACTCTGCCTCGGCTCGCTCAGGTGGCGGGCGTGGCAAAGCCGGTGGTCTACGACCATTTCGGCACCCGCAACGGCTTGCTGGCAAAGCT
The window above is part of the Pleomorphomonas sp. T1.2MG-36 genome. Proteins encoded here:
- a CDS encoding NAD(P)H-dependent oxidoreductase, producing the protein MHATIVVSNPVRGSLTQAIARKVSEGLVASCDRHSFEIVDLAAEGFDPRFTARDAAVLLREADPSPEVVAEQARLDRSDALALVYPVYWWSMPALMKGWIDRVFTNGWAYDDRPGRGIVKKLGRLPVHLIAIGGAGRRTYDRHGYAEAMKAQIEHGIFDYCGAPVASSNLLLLSDEGAPDALLDKARAIGEAMFAARLADCA